The nucleotide sequence GGAAGGAATTCTTTGCCAAAAAAAGGGACGACTAAAAGGAAAGATAGGATCCTTACATGTAGCAAAAAAAGAGTTAAAAGGCTATTCAGATCAAAGATTATCATTTCAGCCAAACGGAGATGTTTATAATAAGCTCCTTGGTAAAAGCTAAAAGCTTATTCAACATCCATGCACCAAAAACAAAAATTGTAACGTAAGCTGCTACTAGCTTTGGAATATAACTAAGGGTCATCTTCTGTATTTGGGCAGCAGCCAGCATAAAAGCCATTTCTAACATTCTTTGTGCCATAGACAGAATAAGCTCAGGGCTAATTGGTAGCTCCTTACTAGAGAAAGTATAACAAGTTCCCAACCATTGGCCAGGACAAAAAGCATGAGCTTAAAGGGTAAGGATATGATCTGGGGCGGAATCATGAGAATACCTATGGATATAAGCACGGAGGATACTACAAGGTCTATTATGAGAGGAGCTTCTTTTTCGGCAGGCTTATACTTAAAACCTCCTTCAGAGAACTTCTCCAAAGGAGGTTCCCCATGATATCTATAAATCGTTCGGGTGAGAAATTAACCAAGCACATAGCTTTTTCTGAAGAAGCTATAGCCAATGGCATACCCATAAAGGTAAGCCAAAAGCGTTATACCTTTCCTCCACCTGGTGATGTAATTGAAAAGGATATTACAAGTCCCTGCCCTCCAAAGGGCTTTCTAACAAGAAAACTTGCCTTTTTATTAATTTCTCACCCGAAGTATAAAAAGAAGGCATTATAATTAATTCTATGCTTAAAGAAGGAGACAAAGCTCCAGATTTTTGTTTGGAGGGCATAGACGAAGAAGGAAGAGAAATAAAGCTCTGCCTTAAAGACCTTTTAGACAGACCTCTTATCCTTTACTTCTACCCAAAGGATAACACACCCGGATGCACCCAAGAAGCCTGCGACTTTAGGGATAACATAAGCCAAATCCTTGCCAAAGGTTATAAGGTAGTTGGAGTTAGCCCAGATTCTGTCTCTTCCCACAAAAAATTTAAGGAAAAGTACAATCTTCCTTTTCCTCTGCTGAGCGACCCAGACTGTAAGATCGCAGAGCTTTATGGCGCTTATGGGGTAAAAAAGATGTATGGAAAAGAAACGAAGGGTATAATCAGAAGCACCTTCGTCATAAATCCGGATGGAACTATTAAAAAAGCTTACTATAACGTAAAGGCAAAAGGACACGTGGAAAAACTCTTGCAAGAGATTTAAAACTATGAAACATCCAACTCCCAAGCTTGTGGTAAGCGCGTGTTTGGCAGGAGAGTTTGTAAGATACGACGGAGGGACTGTAAAAGATACTTTTGTGGAAAAACTT is from Thermocrinis jamiesonii and encodes:
- a CDS encoding peroxiredoxin, whose protein sequence is MLKEGDKAPDFCLEGIDEEGREIKLCLKDLLDRPLILYFYPKDNTPGCTQEACDFRDNISQILAKGYKVVGVSPDSVSSHKKFKEKYNLPFPLLSDPDCKIAELYGAYGVKKMYGKETKGIIRSTFVINPDGTIKKAYYNVKAKGHVEKLLQEI
- a CDS encoding flagellar biosynthetic protein FliQ yields the protein MAFMLAAAQIQKMTLSYIPKLVAAYVTIFVFGAWMLNKLLAFTKELIINISVWLK